A region of Lacinutrix sp. Hel_I_90 DNA encodes the following proteins:
- a CDS encoding mechanosensitive ion channel family protein, whose product MDLQKWIDKGYDIIVEYAPKVLLAIVIWIVGAFVLKYLKKGVAKAMDKSNYDIGLKKFLLNLIGWGLKIVLIVIILGTVGVETTSLAAIIAAAGLAIGLALQGSLANFAGGVLIMIFKPFKIGDFIKAQGETGTVKQIEIFTTKLLTPDNKEVIIPNGSLSNGTITNYSTEATRRVDVTFGVGYDSDIKTTKEVIQKVIHGNALILEEPAPAINVSELGDSSINFFTRVWVNKEDYWAIHFYMIEQTKEALDAAGIDIPYPHRVQIQKQG is encoded by the coding sequence ATGGATTTACAAAAATGGATTGATAAAGGTTACGACATTATTGTCGAATATGCTCCAAAGGTATTGCTAGCGATCGTCATCTGGATTGTTGGTGCATTTGTACTAAAATACCTAAAAAAAGGGGTCGCTAAAGCGATGGACAAGTCTAATTACGACATCGGTCTTAAGAAATTCTTGCTCAATTTAATTGGTTGGGGTCTTAAAATTGTTTTAATCGTTATTATACTAGGCACTGTAGGAGTAGAGACCACGTCTCTGGCAGCCATAATTGCTGCAGCTGGTTTAGCTATTGGCCTGGCATTGCAAGGTTCGCTGGCTAATTTCGCTGGTGGTGTTTTAATTATGATTTTTAAACCTTTTAAAATTGGAGATTTTATTAAAGCCCAAGGAGAAACGGGGACTGTAAAACAAATAGAAATTTTTACCACTAAATTATTGACTCCAGATAATAAAGAGGTTATTATCCCTAATGGAAGTTTATCTAATGGAACGATTACCAACTATTCTACTGAAGCGACCCGCCGCGTAGATGTTACTTTTGGTGTAGGCTATGATTCAGATATTAAAACCACTAAAGAAGTCATCCAAAAGGTTATCCATGGTAATGCGCTTATCTTAGAAGAACCAGCGCCAGCAATAAACGTTTCAGAATTAGGCGATAGTTCTATCAATTTCTTCACACGTGTTTGGGTTAATAAAGAGGATTATTGGGCGATTCATTTTTATATGATCGAGCAAACTAAAGAAGCTTTAGATGCTGCTGGAATTGATATTCCTTATCCACACCGCGTTCAAATACAAAAGCAAGGCTAA
- a CDS encoding DUF1304 domain-containing protein has product MKIITIILVLFVAFEHFYFLILEMFLWTKPRTMKAFGTKSKQFAEDTKVLAANQGLYNGILASGLLFSLITKDLGVAIFFLACIIIAGIYGAYSTKKIKLFYIQAIPATAALITILLN; this is encoded by the coding sequence ATGAAAATCATCACAATAATTCTGGTTCTTTTTGTGGCCTTCGAACATTTTTATTTTTTAATTTTGGAAATGTTTTTATGGACCAAACCAAGAACAATGAAAGCCTTTGGAACAAAAAGCAAGCAGTTTGCTGAAGACACTAAAGTACTTGCCGCAAATCAGGGTTTGTATAATGGGATTTTAGCTTCAGGCTTACTTTTTTCCTTAATTACTAAGGATTTAGGAGTCGCTATTTTCTTTTTAGCATGTATCATTATCGCTGGGATTTATGGGGCTTATTCAACTAAAAAAATAAAATTATTTTACATACAGGCAATTCCTGCAACTGCTGCTTTAATAACAATACTACTTAACTAA
- the tsaB gene encoding tRNA (adenosine(37)-N6)-threonylcarbamoyltransferase complex dimerization subunit type 1 TsaB, with protein sequence MAYILSIETATTNCSVSLSKDGETLLLKEDYSANYSHAERLHVFIDAVLKDANIQRSQLSAIAVSKGPGSYTGLRIGVSAAKGLCYALDIPLIAVSTLEALAHQVKVTNGIIIPMLDARRMEVYSAIFSKDYKLLRAIEAQILDAQSFQDYLQSETGYFIGNGVEKTKALITHKNATFIEGRLPSANEMSLIAYTKYKKNDTEDVAYFEPYYLKDFVALKPKPKA encoded by the coding sequence TTGCTCAGTCTCTTTATCGAAAGATGGAGAGACTTTGTTGTTGAAAGAAGATTACAGTGCTAACTATTCGCATGCTGAACGCTTACATGTTTTTATAGATGCCGTTTTAAAAGACGCTAATATACAACGGTCACAATTGAGTGCTATTGCGGTAAGCAAAGGCCCAGGATCTTATACAGGTTTGCGTATTGGGGTGTCTGCAGCCAAGGGCTTGTGCTACGCGCTGGATATCCCGCTCATTGCTGTTTCAACCTTAGAAGCTTTAGCACATCAGGTTAAGGTTACCAACGGAATTATTATTCCCATGCTCGATGCGAGACGTATGGAAGTCTATTCTGCGATATTTTCAAAGGACTATAAGCTATTACGTGCAATTGAAGCCCAAATTCTAGACGCACAATCTTTTCAGGACTATTTGCAATCTGAAACAGGCTATTTTATTGGGAATGGTGTTGAAAAAACGAAGGCCCTTATAACACATAAAAACGCAACCTTTATTGAAGGTAGGTTGCCTTCAGCAAATGAAATGAGTCTTATCGCTTATACCAAATACAAAAAAAACGACACCGAAGATGTCGCTTATTTTGAACCTTATTATTTAAAAGATTTTGTGGCTTTAAAACCAAAACCTAAGGCTTAG